A stretch of Episyrphus balteatus chromosome 2, idEpiBalt1.1, whole genome shotgun sequence DNA encodes these proteins:
- the LOC129911863 gene encoding hepatic triacylglycerol lipase: protein MIEKFVILLLPVFVSESASGSTSTSKFRNRDWARTVRVFPHLQAAILNDHLVEASFRNDIVFHCKAATTTDADNNIFPIHPQDIEGFKRLDIGYRLGLFLHGWETRSHNNIWMLDILKTWSKRENINVCIVDWGVLAQQNYMSVASNVFDVGLTVASVIESLESTELFYRTNITLTGYSLGAHAAGFAGQRLGGQVDHIIGLDPAGPMFTVPADVGTKYRLDESDGQFVQVIHTTGGVLGVMQKSGHADFYPNGGVSPQTNCAFPFRGGESTSSRILCSHYTAVKYFTYSMEKDLPYVGYQCNNWALFIFRLCRSNAIGIFGIHTKRLPGIFYFTTTRNEPYVERQQIGEES from the exons ATGATTGAGAAGTTCGTGATATTGTTATTGCCAGTATTCGTATCGGAGTCGGCATCGGGATCAACATCGACATCGAAATTCCGAAACCGTGACTGGGCACGGACAGTACGTGTGTTCCCTCACTTACAAGCTGCAATTCTTAATGACCACCTCGTTGAAGCCTCTTTCCGCAACGACATCGTTTTCCATTGCaaagcagcaacaacaac CGATGCCGACAACAATATTTTCCCCATCCATCCCCAAGATATCGAAGGATTTAAAAGACTCGACATAGGCTACCGACTGGGACTATTCCTGCACGGCTGGGAGACTCGTTCCCACAACAACATCTGGATGCTGGATATATTGAAAA CCTGGTCCAAGCGGGAGAACATCAACGTTTGCATCGTAGATTGGGGCGTTCTCGCTCAGCAAAACTACATGAGTGTAGCGTCGAATGTGTTCGATGTCGGCTTAACGGTGGCGTCCGTAATCGAATCGCTAGAGAGCACCGAACTCTTCTACCGCACCAATATTACTCTCACTGGCTACAGCTTGGGCGCCCATGCTGCCGGCTTTGCCGGACAACGGCTGGGGGGACAAGTTGACCATATAATTGGATTGGATCCGGCCGGACCCATGTTTACGGTGCCGGCCGATGTTGGGACCAAGTATCGCCTGGACGAGAGCGATGGTCAGTTTGTTCAGGTCATTCATACAACGGGTGGAGTGTTGGGGGTAATGCAGAAATCCGGACATGCAGACTTTTACCCGAATGGAGGAGTGTCACCGCAAACTAATTGTGCTTTTCCTTTTCGAGGAGGAGAATCGACTTCAA GTCGGATTCTTTGTAGCCATTATACAGCAGTCAAATATTTTACGTACTCAATGGAGAAGGATTTGCCTTATGTGGGGTATCAGTGTAACAACTGGGCTCTGTTCATTTTTAGGCTGTGTCGTTCTAATGCAATTGGTATCTTTGGCATACACACGAAGCGACTGCCAgggatattttattttacaacaaCAAGGAATGAACCGTATGTTGAGAGGCAACAAATTGGTGAAGAATCGTAA